The DNA sequence CGAAGGGTCGCCCGAAACATTTATTGCGCTTATTTAGCGAGATCTGCAGGCCATCAGAGATCTCTCCAGTAACCTTTTCAGAGATTCCGGCGGAAAAGACTTCGAGTCGCATATGACACTCACGCGAGCCTTGGGCGAACACCTCCCAAGAACATTGGGAGATGTCGCTGAGCACCAAAACAGATTAGACTGGCTCACCTCgtccctcatctcctcgtTGGCCTTAATAAAATGCTACCAACAGTCTTCGGCTGACCTAAAGTCTGAAGTCCTATAtttgaaagaaaaaatatTAGCCATGCAAGAGGCACAGCCTCACGATGGTCAAGACAGGTTCAGCCCAGGAAGAAAGCCAAGGGCACACACTCGCCTGAGGTGGTGGTATGTTGCCATTGTGTCATTGAGATTGATGTTAATGCTCACCCTTCCTTAGGCGCTGGTCCACCGTAATGTTAGGACCTTGTTAGGTTTGCCTCCTTGCGGGGGCAAACAACTTTACTCCCCAGAGGACTGGCCAGATTGCGACCCAGTCCTCGCCCCAAATGGCTACTTCCATGACGACGAAACAAATGCCGTCGTCTGGAGGCCCAATTGGGATAACCTCAAATGTTCTTTGTGAGCAATGGTTTGTATTCTACTGGTGATAGAGAGCCACTGACCTCGGATATCAGCTTTCCGAATTTAATCAACGCAGCTGTAGACATCTGTCTGCAGGATTCTTCTGTGAGCACCATGCCCAGCCGGGAGGAGCTTTGCAGAAGAGTCAAAGAATACCTCGAAGGTATCGcaaaaatgaaaaaaaaaaaccaaagaggaaagggaggcCAACCGGCTCCTGAAGACGTTTCCACACCGTCCCAAACACCCGAAACCTCAAACCGCAGATTCTTCCAGActcgtctcttcttttctccatcctccaggAAGGGAGCTTTCAGTTAGAAAAGTGACCCAACCGAGGAGGGTGAGAATTATTAAGCGAGGTTAAGATTCCGAGACGCAGTAAGGAAGTTTTTTCATAGACATTCTTTATACGCTTtattccttctttcttcttcatgcaACGTAGAAACTCTACACGTAACCGCCAGCTATACCTGAATTGTGACACTTTCCTTGTTGCGGTCTTTCGGGTTTTTGGTGAGTATTCtttctcgcttcttcttccaatcgATTACTGATTGGGCAGAGTAGTTCTTAGGATTATTATTGACTCTCTGCCCAGGTTGTGTCGTTCCTCGGGGAAGGGAGCTTTCCTTGTTGCGTGTCTTTTGGGTGCTTGCTCTTAGGATTATTATTGACTCTCTGCCCAGAGCCTTGTGTATGCACTTGTAGACTGCGTTCTCTTTGCCGTTCTATTGTCCAGTTATACTCTATATTTCGTTACGCCATCCagctctctctctcttcgctGCACTGATATATCGCCGTCTTAGTGGGCAACCCTTTTGGTTACTTACACTACTGAATACTACACTACCACTGGACTCTGCGGTTAACATGCGTAGCGAAAAACATATTTGCATGAAAAGGCCCTTATCGAAATCTTTATTACTGTACATACATAAGAGTTATATAGACTGATAAATGAACGAGTCGTCCTAGTTGCCATACTGCAGAATTGTCAGACTTTACTGCATGTTACGCCACTTGAATTGTAATCTAACTTACCTTTCTCAAATCGAGAGTTAGAGTCATTGAgctgttttcttcttgttctcgATATACGCCAACCAATCCGTCCGCTTTTTCGTACCTTGATCAAGCGTGAGCGTTAACACTACGGTCGTCTGAGAATGGGTTACTCACAAAGTGCTCTTCAGGGAAATAATCAAGAACTGTACATTCCTGTCGGCCTGGCTTCGTACGTATCTTGCCAGCTTCTGTACGTTCGTGGCATCCAAAGCTGCATCAACTTCGTCAAGGACAAAGAAAGGCGCAGGATGAAAGCTGTCAATCTGTCAGCATGCGATTGAATCTGTCTGTTGTACTGGAAAACGGACCTGTGGATGGCGAACAAAAGGGCAAGAGCAGCCATTGTCTTTTCACCGCCGGAAAGTTGCTCCATTTCCGCAAATCGTTTTCCAGGAGGCATGGTGCTATAATTGACACCACTAAGATACGGTTCCTAAGACACGACGTCCATTAGTAAGATTAAATCCACTCAGCACATTTGAGTACTCACCTCGGCCTCTTCTAGAGTAAACCACGCTGTACCTCCTACCTGATTCTGACTTTTGGTCAGGTCCTTGTAGATCTTATCGATGACTTCAGACATGTGATTATATGCCTTGTTGAACAGATCGCATCTTCTTTATCATTAGAATCATCCCGTAAGCCTTCGATGTGATAACTtacctctttttctttatcgCCTGGAAATCGTCCTTTGCTCGTTTGCTCTCCTTTCTCGTCTCCTCCGCTTCTCGCTCCGCATCATCCAGTTCCCTTTCAACCTCGTCCAGTCGTTCCACCGCTTTCATATTCGGGGCCAAACGTTCGAGATCATTTCTCATTTTGGAGATTTGAGCTTCGAATTCGCGGccgacttcttcatcttcgttcTGTGCAACTCTAGTCAGCGCAGTTGTTCAAAAAACTGCTAGTGCGATAATAGTACTCACCTCCctatcttcctcttctaaGACATCAAAATCCGGTTCCAAGCCGTAATCATCGACTTGCACTGGTTTCTGTGTAGCTTCCTCATCCCTCATTACCACGTCCTCATCTTTGGTGGGCTAATTGAGTAGATATGAGTCGGTTGAATACCATTTTGGAATCACATAGCCACCTACCTCTTCGATCGGAACTTTGTCGAGCCTTCCTTTGACCAGCGGCAGGTCAATTTCTTCTAGTCTACATCTTCTATAGATAGCATGTCTATCTGACGCATACTTCAAGATCTCATCATTCCACGTCGCAATTTCTTTGATCACCCTGTCCAAAGTTTTTTGCGCTTTTCGAGAGCGCTCGCGCATCTCATCAACACGGCGAATCACTTCGTCGCGTACGTCATTAGCATCGTTGAGTTTACCTCGCTGACGATCAATTTCGGCTTGAAGGGATTCGAGTTCTGCCTGGACTTCCTCGCGCCGAGAACGTAGTTCAGTAACGTTGCTTTCTGCTTTGCTAGCGAGATTTCGAAGATGGGCAATGCGCTCGCGGGTATTTCTGAGCTGAGAGGACTCAAAGTCAATCCTGTTGGAGTGTCAGAGACGTTTGCCTTTTGAAGCAGTTACTGTTTGTGCTTACTGATGTTTTACTCTCGCCTGTTGAGCTGCAAAACTCTCCATGGCATCATTCGCCTCCTTGGCAATTCTGAGTTGTACGTCTTCGTATTCCCTGATATTAGAAACTCCAATCCTCTGACAGAAAGTGTCGAAtacttcatcatctgcctGCTCAATAGTTTCCACCAGAGCAGCTAAACGCTCCTCTGATGACGCGACAGATCGGGAGCGAGCCTCGACGTCGGGGGTGAGACGTTCAATAGTGGAAATGACATGTGTGAGTTCCTCACGAAGGCCATGAAGACGGACTTGAATAGCATGCTACACAGCAACGAGGTAAGTTCATCTactcaagaaggaaataCCATTTATAGCTCACGAGGTCATCCTTGGCGATATTGGATTCAGCATCAAGCCGAGAAAGGCTCTCCAGGAGAGCTTCATCGCCTTTGTCTTGAGGCTTGGATCGATAAAGTTCTTGAAGCTGGCCAAGGTAGGTTTCTTTTAATTTATTGAGACCTAATGACTCTAATTtagaaaaaagaagagcagcTAGGTAACGAGAAAAAAACTAACCTTCGACTTCTTTATCGTCAAATTTCCTACCTCCTCCTGATCCCTGGCCACCCGTAATTAAACCGCTTTTGTGGATCACAGTGCCGTCGAGGGTTACAGCTGTGGATAATTTTAGTCTGGATGGTGCACGGCCAAAATTACCATGACGTACCTTTGACTTCCTGACCCCTTTCATAGCAGACATATTTCGCGATATCCATGGTATCGCAAATTAACGAGCTACTGCAAGCATGCTGCATAGCCCGCTCAACAGCAGGATCATACTCAATACAATCAATGGCAAGCCGGGCGCCACGAGCGAAGTTGCGGAGCCGCTCAGGGACAGGCTTCACCTGTATAGTGTCAAGCGGGATGAAAGTGGCTTGTCCTGCTCGTTGATTCCGCATGTACTGGTTTTACTGTAAGCAAAACTCATGATAAATTTGGGTGAGCGGAagaaactcacctcgaTGCAGTCGATAGCAACCTTTTCGTGTTCGACAACTACTGCATCGATATTCCTACCCAGAACAGTCATGACAGCTGTATCGTATTTCGTCGCCACGGGTCTACACAGGTCGACAACTCGACCATGTACACCGGGAAAAATTCGTTTAAGGCTAGCGAGGGTCTCCTTTAGCTTAGCCTCCCTCTCATTTTCACGTCTATCAGCCCCAGCTTGGAGAAGCTTGTGATAAGTATCCTGAAGACGCTCATTTATTTCAGTCTCCCGCATACTGAGAATGATCGTCAGTATGGAATGATAGATCATTAACAGGGATAACTTGCTTGATCCGGCGCCTTTCGGCCTGTGCGTGGTCCAACTGGCCTTTGATTCGCTCTCGCTCATCATTCATCTCGTTCATCTTGGCAGTCATCTACGATGTTAGACAGGCTCGGGACAGACTATGACTCACAGTTTCTTCCCGTTCAGCAAGGTTGCCAACTTCTCCAGTAAGCTTTTCGCGTCGTCGCCGAGCTTGCTGTATCTGATCTTCCACTGAAGCAAGAGCATCCCTGAGATTTTTCTCTTCACGCCGAAGCGTTTCAAGCTGCTGACGTTCTTGAACAGCATGAAGGTTAGCGGATGCGCGTCTGCGCTGATTGTAAGCCATTGTCAATGAATATGTCAGTCAAGAGTATACGCACAGCTGGCGATACTCGTTCAGGTCAGCTCCCGATAGAGTTATACCCGACGCCTGACTCCTTTGCCGCTGCCTCTCTATGATATGCTCATCAGCTGTCAAACTCCCACAACCTCTCTGCGCCAGGCACACTCACCTCCGGCCTCCTCCATATTTTTCGTAATGAGTTCCAAACCCTTCTCGAGCTCTTTGACCGTGTCTGCCTgcctcttttcatccttttttactttttcttcctgGGCGGCGGCGCCGCTTGCCCTTTTCTGGGAATGAGCGATCTGGGTATCTATGGCCACTAGCTCGGGTTTCTGTTTCGAGAATCAGCCGCGAATGGTGGACGTTGATCTGTAAACGCACTTTGTCTTCAAAAACCTTTTCAGCTTTCTTGAGATTTGCTTCGCGTTTCTTGACATTCAACTGTGCTTTGGCTTGCTCTCTCTTGACATCAGACAAATTGCTGTCGGCTTCACTCTACATGGCCGTCAGTGCCCATTCATGATAATTGACACTTGAAATGCTTACACTGGCGGCTCTGAATTCAGCTAGGCGATCGTTTGCTTCCTCGACCTTCTGGGTAGACTGGCTAATCTTGTTGGCAAGGTGATATAATTTCCACAATATGAGGCGTTGTGTCAAGGCGTCCTATACCACGCGTTAGTCCCGCGCTAACAGTGAGCATAGTACACGCTCACCTTGGAGTCGTTAAGCCTTTCCCATTGTTTGATCTCCTCTTGTTGCTCTCTAAAATGTTTGGCTTCAGTGAGCatgctccttttcttcgcaTAATTCGTTGAGGACGCCTCCGTGGCCTTTTCCTGGGCAGCCTTAGCAGCTTCATAAGACGGCGCCAAGTCAAGGGAACTGATCGTTGTTGAGCACATATACTTGGTGGCTGTATTTCCACTGCTTTGAATTTTACTTACCCGCTTATCCGGTCAATCAAGCGAGCAAGAGCTTTACTATCCTGACTAGCCACCCCTTCAACATCACCTTGGAATACCAAAAAGTTTTTTGCCTTAACAAGGATATTGAACTTGGCAAGTTGAGCATTGTAGTCTTTCCAAGCAACAGACCTTCCATCCAGAAAATACGAGGAGGAACCCGACATAGACACACTGCACATATTCGTCAATCTGCCAAGGCCATTTAATAATTAAAAAAGGCGACGAACCTGCGGCGAAAGGTCCATTCTTTACCAGCATCGTCCATATAAACTGCCATTACCCAGGCAGACCTAGCATCGCCTGAATTGTCCCCACTTTCACTCTGTGTCTGAGTTTCACTCTCGGCTTCCTGAGCTGCAGCTCTCCTCCCACGATAGATCAAATCTTTAAGCTGGGTTGATCGGAGCTGCGCTGATTTGACTCCTAGAACAAAAGAGATGGCATCCATCAAATTGGACTTGCCAGCACCGTTTGGACCTATGATAGAGACGAAGGGAACATCGCCAAACGAGATGACCTGATTACGAGAGCCGATCAGCGTTCGGAAAACGACCCCGAAGAGATGTCATAAATACCTGTTTTTCTCGATACGACTTGAAGTTGTAGAGCTCCAACCGTTGGAGCGGCATATTGGTAGATTATGAATTTGGTGGGGGGAAGAATATATGGATCGCCAGTGGGAGGAATAGGATGAAAGACTGGAACACGAGACCGGCGGACGTGTTTCGGGTTCGTGCGTGGCTGTTGGAATTAATGTCCTTGCGGTTGACGCGACTGGTGTGATCTGGCTCAAAACGCGTAGGCAGGTCGTCGTGGGCCTAACTCCCGACAGGTGTCAGGTACCTGGCGGGCCTAACGGATGAGGGGATAGTGGTTCGGGTTCGGAGCTTCGGACCGAAAGCAGCCTAGAAGAACAGGGTCAGTGGCGGCTGTGATTCGCTGGGATGCGTTGGAAGCAGCAAAGTTACGCCGCCAGTCGCTAACCACTGGCCGCAACAACCTTCCCCACATTCGTTCCAGCGTCCCCCCCCACCCCCATTCGAGCCACTGATagcttttcctcttctgcctaTACTTCCTGCACGGGCCTCTTTCCTATCATCCACgcctcctttcctttttacTCTATTCGacccatcttcatcccccGTGACTTCAGCAATCGTCAGTCACGCCGCCAGGCTATACGTACACCTTATCATCGATAGCCTAATTTAGTAGTGCTTTTTATACTCACCTTTTTGTGTTTGGTGGCGCAGATTTCAAGTCCCATTCATCAATTATCAATATTCGCCATCCATCTTTCAATCCAGTAATAGCTCCTCCAGGCCCGGATATCAAAAATTTTGAAACGAAAGATTGTCCATCTCAGCTCTTTCCATTCAGCCCATCCCATTCAACTCATACTGTTCCAGTTATAGAACATCCGGACGTATTGTCAATCAGTCGTTGGCGCTATCATCCCCATGAAGCCAGACACGGACAACGACGGGGACTATTCCCACGACGAGACGGATTTCGACACAAGAAAAGAGAGTGGGCGAAATGGCAAGGGTAAGGACGACGGCAAGGATggcaaagagaaaaggggCACGATCAATCGGGTAAATAGTGAGTCTTTTTACGCAACTGACTTCTCCTGCGTTGCTGACCAGTAACCAATAGGAGCTTGTGTAGGTTGATACGTTTGACGGCCATTCCATGATGCTAATTTCACCGCAGAACAACTGTCGGCGAATGAAGATGCGCTGTGTAGGAGCCGATGAGCCACCATGTAAACGTTGCAGGAACAGCGGTTTGGAATGTATCATGGAGAAACCTGGTAAATCGACCATTGGAGGGGAGCCTGGAGAAGAGTATGTGGAATCATTTAAAGGTTCATCCACAGGATCTGACTGTCACTGTAGTCGCATACGATCGTTAGAGAGCCAGGTGTCTTCAATCCAAAATACACTTTCCGACTTGGTCACCACTCTCCGTGCCGGTATTTCCTCTGGTGCATCGAATGCGTCGGGCCAGACACCTGTGGGTGTGAGCACCACCACTCCTGATTATGCGCCCCCTATGGGTGGTATACATATCCCTGGAACGGTGTCCAGCTTAGTTTTGaactcctctctttctccttcagtACCTTCGGGCACTGTCGATCCAACTGCACATTTCCGCCATTCATCAGTAGGTACTCCAGCAAGTACCTACATGGGTCCACCCACTTCCGCAGGGTTCGTTCACCATCAAAATTCAGCCGACCCATTTCGTCCGTACACATCAAACTCTCGAGTCCAGCCTATCGGATTGACTCATACGACTCAAAATTCGGATAGCCCAGCTCCACCGCGCTTCCCTCCGGCGCTTGATGAAGCATCACGACGACAAAATGTTTCTGCGATCCCTACCAATAATGCTGCATGGCATTCGCCTGCTCCAAGCCGAAATGAGGGTCCCAAACACCCCACACGCCACATGTCCCTCCCTCCGTCTCGTGCGGGCTCCATGGGCCCACCTGACATCTTTGGCGCCGAGGAAATCATCAATCCATTGGGAGAGATGTCCAACATGGCGGGACTGGTAGAGGCTGCTGTCGAGCGTGCAAGGGAAGAGCAGGCTGCTCAAACGACAGGCAAGGCGCCAACACCTGCTGATCCTGGATCTGGAAAGCGAGGAGCGGCGGATATGGAAAGGGGCCCGTCATTAGATAATAACGAAGGATCATCCAAGAAAGCAAGATTGGCGTCCCCACCTCCTGCATCACCGCCTCCCCTAGGCCCAACAGTGATAGAGACACAAAATCTTCCTCCGAGGGCTATCCTGCCAGGCCTATGGCCAATTGCGAAAAGATTACATCAACATGCTTATCCGGACGTAGTTACTGCCGGCTATGTCaccgaggaagagggtagAGAGTTGATGAAAGTGTaggctttttttttatacTTTTTTTGAGGGCCGCTAACTAGAGCCTTTCTTTAGCTTCTATTCCGGATCGTCCAATTTTATCCCGTGTTACGACCCTGCAGTCGATACTTGGGAATCGTGAGTGTCAATTCTCACGGATTGAAGGAATATACGCTAAAGAGGGCCGGATAGTCTCCGTGTTCGCTCTCCATTCTCCATAACTGCAATTGTCTGGGTGGGAGCTAGAGTCagggatggtggtggtacgTCCGCATTTACGATTTTCTTACCGTTCTTCTGCTGATCAATTTTTTCAGGTCCACATAGTGAAGTTCAAAAGGCTTGTCTCGCCCATGCTGAACGCCTAGGTACGTATTTGACAAAGCAAGGGAAACTCTAGGGCTGATGTACTCCTCACATAGCAAAAGGcaccctcttccatcctgTGCACCGTATCGAAGCCGTCCAGAGCATGATCCTTGTTTCTGCTTTTCAAGATAATGGATGGTTACCTGGAGGTCATGCCGTAAGGATGGCAGTTGACATGGGGATCAATAGATCTTTTATCCATCTTTTGAGGACAGGTatggggaagggaaaatcgaaggaggagttggagCAGGAGAGGACATTAGTGGTACACTCGAGAGTCTGGTTTGGGGTGAGTGTCGTTTCCTTGTAGTCATGATGCTCGCTGACCTGAGTTTCAGTTATATTTGATGGAACATCAGTACGGCTATTGCTTCGCCCTTGGAATGTACTATATTTACTGACGAGCTTCTAGGATGGCATACGGTTCAGGACGACCTGCAATCATAAGGGAAGACGAAACTATCCACCAATGCAGACGTCTTCTCGATCATCCACTATCCATTACCTCTGATGCGAGACTTGTTTCAACAGTCGAATTGACTGCACTACGCTGTAAGTGCAGCGCGgtcctgcttctgcttgaTATCGCTGATGGTTTTTGCAGCCCCCTTGCATATTGAGCTCACTGCAGCGCCAGATCTTCCCATTGCCGAGAGTACATTGCGCAGGTTGAAACAAGCAAATCAAGACTTTGACGCATGGGAGAGGTATTGGGATAGGATCCTGAGTGCGTAGCAAGGACCGTCACCGTACTCTTGACGCTGATCGTTTATTGCGCACAGCCGATCGTTTTGCAAAGAGCAAGGGCGACTTTTTCCGAGAGTCTCTCATAATTCAGCGTCAATATGCCGAGTAGGTTGTAGTTTTCGTAAGGTTCTCTCTTGGACGCTAAGAAAGAGCTGCAGGCTTTTCGTTAATTCCCAATTACTCCGGGGAATCAAAGAACCGTCTGACGTTGTTGGTATGCCCGAAGAAAAGCGAGCTTTGGCCATTCGGGCTATGAGAAATGCTCAAAAGTGTCTAGATATTTGTTTACATGGCGAAAACGTATGTGTGCCGACTTTTAGGAACTATACTTTATGTCTGACTTTGCGTTAGTATCGCAATGGTTTGCGCTACGCAGTGCATTACACTCGTGAGTCACGAGGTAAGGGGGTAAGTTGAACTGGACTAACGGGATCAATAGACGTCTGCGCTGCCTTTGCAGCCTCTTTTTTAATACGTATCGCTAGACTGTTTCCCTATGAGTTGAATCTGAAGAAAACAGCAAAAGATATCGAAGAGCTTGCTTGCATATTATCAGAGAGTTAGTCAATCGATCAAATCTGTCATATGCGTCTGAAATGACGCCTTTTTAGTTCCTGCTGGTCGCTACGCCCGCTCTCTTCGACTTATCCTTCGAAAAGCTCGTCGACAAAAGGTAATACCGGCTCCGAGCGTGATATCTTCCCCCAACAGAC is a window from the Cryptococcus neoformans var. neoformans JEC21 chromosome 2 sequence genome containing:
- a CDS encoding cohesin complex subunit psm1, putative, producing MPLQRLELYNFKSYREKQVISFGDVPFVSIIGPNGAGKSNLMDAISFVLGVKSAQLRSTQLKDLIYRGRRAAAQEAESETQTQSESGDNSGDARSAWVMAVYMDDAGKEWTFRRSVSMSGSSSYFLDGRSVAWKDYNAQLAKFNILVKAKNFLVFQGDVEGVASQDSKALARLIDRISGSLDLAPSYEAAKAAQEKATEASSTNYAKKRSMLTEAKHFREQQEEIKQWERLNDSKDALTQRLILWKLYHLANKISQSTQKVEEANDRLAEFRAASSEADSNLSDVKREQAKAQLNVKKREANLKKAEKVFEDKKPELVAIDTQIAHSQKRASGAAAQEEKVKKDEKRQADTVKELEKGLELITKNMEEAGERQRQRSQASGITLSGADLNEYRQLRASANLHAVQERQQLETLRREEKNLRDALASVEDQIQQARRRREKLTGEVGNLAEREETMTAKMNEMNDERERIKGQLDHAQAERRRINMRETEINERLQDTYHKLLQAGADRRENEREAKLKETLASLKRIFPGVHGRVVDLCRPVATKYDTAVMTVLGRNIDAVVVEHEKVAIDCIEYMRNQRAGQATFIPLDTIQVKPVPERLRNFARGARLAIDCIEYDPAVERAMQHACSSSLICDTMDIAKYVCYERGQEVKAVTLDGTVIHKSGLITGGQGSGGGRKFDDKEVEGLNKLKETYLGQLQELYRSKPQDKGDEALLESLSRLDAESNIAKDDLHAIQVRLHGLREELTHVISTIERLTPDVEARSRSVASSEERLAALVETIEQADDEVFDTFCQRIGVSNIREYEDVQLRIAKEANDAMESFAAQQARVKHQIDFESSQLRNTRERIAHLRNLASKAESNVTELRSRREEVQAELESLQAEIDRQRGKLNDANDVRDEVIRRVDEMRERSRKAQKTLDRVIKEIATWNDEILKYASDRHAIYRRCRLEEIDLPLVKGRLDKVPIEEPTKDEDVVMRDEEATQKPVQVDDYGLEPDFDVLEEEDRENEDEEVGREFEAQISKMRNDLERLAPNMKAVERLDEVERELDDAEREAEETRKESKRAKDDFQAIKKKRCDLFNKAYNHMSEVIDKIYKDLTKSQNQVGGTAWFTLEEAEEPYLSGVNYSTMPPGKRFAEMEQLSGGEKTMAALALLFAIHSFHPAPFFVLDEVDAALDATNVQKLARYVRSQADRNVQFLIISLKSTLYEKADGLVGVYREQEENSSMTLTLDLRKYGN